One window of Alteromonas sp. LMIT006 genomic DNA carries:
- a CDS encoding YifB family Mg chelatase-like AAA ATPase, giving the protein MSMATLHTSTVIGFTAHDVTAEIHITKGLPQFQIVGLASGSHLHVKERVRSAIIHSGYTFPAKRVTVNLSPADLPKFGARFDLPIALGILIAAGEIIAEQLHDYVFLGELALSGELRAVSGILPGIKQAINTGKKVIFSFHQANEVAPFYPELCFPAKTLKEVVGHLNASTSSKANARLNSVAPVQPKQHTGQFIDSQWDLILGQYGAKRALLIAATGGHNILLYGPPGAGKTMLACELVNLLPDLPKNAFFETLTLHSLANRPMPNSNRPPLQRPHHSVTKIGLLGGGNRAQPGSISLAHNGVLLLDELTEFAKPLLDQLREPLQEGEIRLHRAHYALSLPCDFQLIATLNPSPTGSVENNRSSVDATIRYLNRLSDPLLERIDMQCEVPKTRPNLAPNKANEPGIKELAQLVKTQQLKQIQRQGCLNSQLTPAQIKCIQLCADTQRLLEQAHQQYQLSARMISRLILLARSIADLDHAVDIKPKHIAEALQYRSFDRLCQQLITQ; this is encoded by the coding sequence ATGAGCATGGCGACTTTGCACACCAGCACCGTCATTGGTTTTACCGCGCATGATGTCACTGCAGAGATTCACATCACCAAAGGATTACCACAATTTCAGATAGTGGGATTAGCCAGTGGTTCACATCTGCACGTAAAAGAACGGGTGCGCAGCGCCATCATCCACTCTGGTTATACTTTCCCAGCCAAAAGAGTCACCGTAAACCTTTCCCCTGCAGACTTACCTAAGTTTGGCGCTCGATTTGATTTGCCAATTGCGCTTGGCATACTCATTGCCGCAGGCGAAATCATTGCAGAGCAATTACACGATTATGTGTTTTTAGGAGAACTTGCCTTATCAGGTGAATTGCGGGCGGTCAGCGGTATTTTGCCAGGCATCAAACAAGCGATTAATACAGGAAAAAAAGTGATTTTTTCGTTTCATCAGGCCAATGAGGTTGCGCCTTTTTATCCGGAATTGTGCTTTCCTGCGAAGACATTAAAGGAGGTAGTCGGTCATTTGAACGCATCTACTTCATCTAAAGCAAATGCTAGGTTGAATAGCGTAGCACCGGTTCAGCCTAAGCAGCATACCGGTCAGTTTATCGATTCACAATGGGATTTGATTCTGGGTCAGTATGGCGCAAAACGTGCACTGTTAATCGCGGCAACCGGTGGCCATAATATATTGTTATATGGCCCTCCGGGTGCGGGCAAAACCATGCTAGCTTGTGAACTCGTTAATTTGCTGCCCGATCTGCCTAAAAATGCTTTTTTTGAAACGTTAACTTTGCACTCGTTAGCCAATCGCCCAATGCCTAATTCAAACAGGCCTCCGCTGCAGCGCCCTCATCATAGTGTGACCAAAATAGGACTACTTGGTGGTGGCAATCGAGCCCAACCCGGATCCATAAGCCTTGCGCATAATGGTGTGCTGCTGTTAGATGAGTTAACTGAGTTTGCCAAACCCCTGTTAGACCAACTTCGCGAACCGCTACAAGAAGGTGAGATCAGATTACATCGGGCTCATTACGCGCTCAGTCTGCCTTGTGATTTTCAACTCATCGCTACGCTTAACCCAAGTCCAACTGGATCTGTAGAAAATAACAGGAGTAGTGTGGATGCGACAATACGATACTTGAATCGTTTATCTGACCCTTTGCTAGAACGCATTGATATGCAATGTGAAGTCCCTAAAACTCGACCGAACCTAGCACCGAACAAAGCTAATGAACCGGGTATTAAAGAGTTGGCACAACTTGTGAAAACTCAACAGCTAAAACAAATACAGCGTCAAGGATGCCTCAACAGTCAATTGACACCCGCTCAGATCAAGTGCATTCAACTTTGTGCTGATACGCAAAGGCTGTTAGAACAGGCCCATCAACAATATCAGCTATCCGCACGCATGATCAGCAGGCTGATTTTGCTTGCCCGCAGCATCGCCGATCTCGACCATGCGGTTGACATAAAGCCCAAACACATTGCTGAAGCATTACAGTACCGGAGTTTCGACCGGTTATGCCAACAATTAATTACCCAATAG
- the ilvY gene encoding HTH-type transcriptional activator IlvY codes for MDIRSLQLFHHLAQSLHFGKTAQAMFITPSTLSRAITRLEQETQVTLFERNNRSVSLTHAGEIFLVFASNTLAEWDRVNSQLQSNQTQLRGELSLYCSVTASQSHLPGLLDKYRSLHPSVELKLLTGDPAEAVQRVQQKTTDAAVCIHYPEWPEDVMFQHLDDVPLVLIAPKSSKIQRIKDVDWTQQPVIMPESGPSRRIVHHWFAEHNIRPRIYATVGGNEAIVSMVNLGVGLGFVPKIILDYVRHSNRLYQITVPDIEAYRLGLCCLASRAFEPKISALMELTSG; via the coding sequence ATGGACATTCGCAGCTTGCAACTTTTCCATCATTTGGCGCAGTCATTGCACTTTGGCAAGACCGCACAAGCCATGTTTATTACCCCATCGACGTTAAGTCGTGCCATCACTCGGCTAGAACAAGAAACCCAAGTGACCTTGTTTGAGCGCAACAACCGTTCAGTCAGTTTAACCCATGCGGGGGAGATCTTTTTAGTCTTTGCCAGTAATACTTTGGCCGAATGGGATCGCGTAAATAGCCAATTACAATCGAACCAAACCCAGTTGAGAGGCGAGTTAAGCCTGTATTGTTCGGTGACGGCATCGCAATCGCATTTACCAGGTTTACTTGATAAATACCGCTCTTTGCATCCTAGTGTGGAATTAAAATTGCTGACTGGAGACCCTGCTGAAGCTGTGCAAAGAGTACAACAAAAAACCACTGATGCGGCAGTGTGTATTCATTACCCAGAGTGGCCAGAAGACGTCATGTTTCAACATCTGGACGACGTGCCTTTGGTGTTGATCGCGCCAAAATCTTCTAAGATTCAGCGTATAAAAGATGTCGATTGGACCCAGCAGCCTGTCATTATGCCTGAATCAGGTCCATCTCGTCGAATCGTACATCACTGGTTCGCCGAGCATAATATTCGTCCACGCATCTATGCAACCGTTGGAGGCAATGAGGCCATTGTCAGTATGGTCAACTTGGGCGTTGGCTTGGGTTTTGTGCCCAAAATTATTCTCGATTATGTGCGTCACTCTAATCGCTTATATCAAATCACTGTACCGGACATTGAAGCTTACCGTTTGGGTTTATGCTGTCTGGCAAGTCGTGCCTTTGAACCCAAAATCAGCGCGCTGATGGAGCTAACTAGCGGTTAA
- the ilvC gene encoding ketol-acid reductoisomerase — protein sequence MANYFNTLPLRVQLDQLGRCRFMDRSEFADGCDFLKGKKIVIVGCGAQGLNQGLNMRDSGLDVSYALRQAAIDEKRDSFVRATENGFTVGTYQELIPTADLVYNLTPDKQHSAVVEAVMPLMQQGATLGYSHGFNIVEEGQQIRSDITVVMCAPKCPGTEVREEYKRGFGVPTLIAVHPENDPENKGWAIAKALASATGGDRAGVLESSFVAEVKSDLMGEQTILCGMQQAVAVLGYEKMVADGVDPAYAGALLQYGLEAITEALKIGGVTNMMDRLSNPAKIKAYDLSEELKVILRPLFEKHQDDIISGEFSKTMMEDWANGDANLLKWRAETGETAFENAPEFTGKIDDQEFFDKGIFIVACIKAGVELAFDVMVEAGILPESAYYESLHETPLISNTIARKRLYEMNVVISDTAEYGNYLFANAAIPLLAEKVMPTLSAELLGAGLSDTSNAVDNMRLVEVNRAIRETGVEFIGEELRGYMSDMKAII from the coding sequence ATGGCTAATTATTTTAATACCTTACCTTTACGCGTACAGCTTGACCAACTTGGTCGTTGTCGTTTTATGGACCGCAGTGAATTCGCTGATGGTTGTGATTTCTTGAAAGGTAAAAAGATTGTCATCGTCGGTTGTGGTGCACAAGGTTTGAACCAAGGTTTGAACATGCGTGACTCCGGTCTAGACGTCTCTTATGCTTTACGCCAAGCCGCTATCGACGAAAAACGTGACTCTTTTGTTCGTGCAACTGAGAATGGTTTTACCGTCGGTACGTACCAAGAACTTATTCCAACTGCGGACCTAGTTTATAACCTTACCCCAGACAAGCAGCATTCTGCAGTGGTCGAAGCGGTCATGCCATTAATGCAACAGGGCGCAACTTTAGGCTACTCGCACGGTTTTAATATCGTCGAAGAAGGCCAGCAAATCCGCTCTGATATCACAGTTGTCATGTGTGCACCAAAGTGTCCTGGTACCGAAGTACGCGAAGAATATAAGCGCGGTTTTGGTGTACCTACTCTTATCGCTGTTCACCCAGAAAACGACCCAGAAAACAAAGGCTGGGCCATTGCTAAAGCACTCGCCTCGGCAACTGGTGGTGACCGCGCAGGTGTCCTAGAGTCTTCATTTGTCGCAGAAGTCAAATCTGATCTGATGGGCGAACAAACCATTCTTTGTGGTATGCAACAAGCCGTTGCCGTATTAGGCTACGAAAAAATGGTTGCAGATGGTGTAGACCCAGCTTATGCCGGTGCATTATTGCAATACGGCTTGGAAGCCATCACTGAAGCATTGAAGATCGGTGGTGTGACCAACATGATGGATCGTTTGTCTAACCCAGCCAAGATCAAAGCATATGATCTATCTGAGGAATTGAAAGTCATTCTACGTCCATTATTTGAAAAACACCAAGACGATATCATCAGTGGTGAATTCTCAAAAACCATGATGGAAGATTGGGCCAACGGCGATGCTAACTTACTTAAGTGGCGTGCTGAAACAGGTGAAACTGCATTTGAAAATGCACCAGAGTTCACCGGGAAGATCGATGATCAAGAATTTTTCGACAAGGGTATTTTCATTGTTGCTTGCATCAAAGCAGGTGTTGAATTGGCCTTTGACGTAATGGTTGAAGCAGGCATTTTACCTGAATCAGCTTACTATGAGTCGCTCCATGAAACGCCACTTATCTCTAACACCATCGCCCGTAAGCGCTTGTATGAGATGAACGTTGTTATCTCAGATACGGCTGAATACGGTAACTATTTATTTGCTAACGCTGCCATCCCATTATTGGCAGAGAAAGTCATGCCGACCTTGAGCGCTGAACTACTTGGTGCAGGTCTAAGTGATACATCAAACGCAGTGGATAACATGCGTTTAGTGGAAGTGAATCGCGCCATCCGTGAAACGGGTGTTGAATTCATCGGTGAAGAGCTTCGTGGTTACATGAGTGACATGAAAGCGATCATCTAA
- a CDS encoding multidrug effflux MFS transporter, with protein sequence MSQPHNDKTAHAQATLSLPEFVTLMALLTSLVALSIDTMLPALSMIGDDLNSPSMQHTHMIITLFFFGMAFGQLVFGPICDSFGRRFGVYLGSLIFCLGTLICMAATTMEVMLLGRLIQAFGVSGPRIATMAMIRDIYVGDRMARVMSFIMVVFIMVPMMAPIIGQAILRYFTWHYIFAFFFVMVILSVLWLALRQPETLAKADRRKFTWSEFFIASRFILTHREVWPYMLGIGLVFGGFLGYLGATQTIFVGFYDVGDWFAYIFAALAFSIGCASLLNAHLVERLGMVRLCQLALRGHLLLSVMFVIAQILYQGLAPLPVTIGLLFVNFFFVGILFGNINSLAMEPLGEVAGLGAALLGAVSSVVAVLIALVVDAFLVDTLIPIGIGFVSCCILTMSLFKYARN encoded by the coding sequence ATGAGCCAGCCGCATAATGATAAAACCGCACACGCACAAGCCACCCTTAGCCTACCTGAATTTGTCACCTTAATGGCCTTGTTGACCTCATTGGTGGCGCTGAGCATTGATACCATGTTGCCAGCCTTGAGCATGATTGGCGATGATCTAAACAGTCCGAGTATGCAGCATACCCATATGATCATCACGTTATTCTTCTTTGGTATGGCTTTTGGTCAGCTCGTGTTTGGGCCAATCTGTGACAGTTTTGGAAGGCGCTTTGGGGTATATTTAGGATCTTTGATTTTTTGTCTTGGCACCTTGATTTGTATGGCGGCAACGACCATGGAAGTGATGTTGCTTGGCAGGTTGATTCAAGCCTTTGGCGTCAGTGGTCCAAGAATCGCGACGATGGCAATGATCCGCGATATTTACGTTGGCGATCGCATGGCGCGGGTGATGAGTTTTATTATGGTGGTGTTCATTATGGTGCCAATGATGGCACCCATTATTGGACAGGCTATTTTGCGCTATTTTACCTGGCATTATATTTTTGCGTTTTTCTTTGTTATGGTGATTCTATCCGTGCTGTGGTTGGCTCTACGTCAACCGGAAACCCTAGCCAAAGCAGATCGTCGCAAATTCACTTGGTCTGAGTTCTTCATCGCGAGTCGATTTATCCTCACACATCGTGAGGTCTGGCCTTATATGCTGGGAATTGGCTTAGTTTTTGGTGGGTTTTTAGGGTATTTAGGTGCGACCCAGACGATTTTTGTTGGCTTTTATGATGTAGGTGATTGGTTTGCCTATATTTTTGCAGCATTGGCATTCTCAATCGGGTGTGCATCTTTGTTGAATGCCCATTTGGTTGAACGTTTGGGTATGGTGCGTTTATGCCAGTTAGCTTTGAGGGGACACTTATTACTGAGTGTGATGTTTGTCATTGCACAAATACTTTATCAAGGTCTAGCACCTTTGCCCGTCACTATTGGTTTGCTATTTGTAAACTTTTTCTTTGTCGGGATCTTATTTGGAAATATCAATTCTTTGGCGATGGAGCCTTTGGGCGAAGTGGCTGGCCTTGGCGCAGCGTTGTTGGGTGCGGTAAGTAGTGTAGTAGCCGTGTTAATTGCTTTGGTAGTGGATGCGTTCCTGGTGGATACATTGATCCCTATTGGGATTGGCTTTGTGAGTTGTTGTATTTTGACAATGAGCTTGTTCAAATATGCGCGAAATTAA
- a CDS encoding DMT family transporter, with protein sequence MSSFFYFIVCALIWGSTWHAINFQIDYGNPSYAVAFRFLFASFVLALFIWWRRLPMRFRITQHLTMCLAGLFLYTLDYSFLYVAQQHIMGAFLAVLSTSVIYFNVILRRVFLRKPIRREVVIGATLGFVGICSIFYPELRQLNSSESLKLGLIWALCSFSSASIGNIISEHLLDDVSVVAFNCYSMCYGSVVILLGLQLLGIPWQWPEEVEFYAALAYLSIFGSVIAFGCYMLLVQRLGSDKAAYVVLVYPVIALFIATVMEGYQWSLLAIVGVACIGLGNYLALRQQNTQEISVEANV encoded by the coding sequence ATGTCGTCCTTTTTCTACTTTATTGTTTGTGCCCTGATTTGGGGCTCAACTTGGCATGCGATTAATTTCCAAATTGACTATGGCAATCCATCTTATGCAGTTGCCTTTCGCTTTTTATTTGCTTCATTCGTGTTAGCTCTATTTATTTGGTGGCGTCGGCTACCCATGCGCTTTCGCATTACACAGCATCTGACGATGTGTCTTGCCGGATTATTTTTATACACCCTGGATTACTCATTTTTGTATGTTGCACAACAACATATTATGGGTGCCTTTTTGGCGGTGTTAAGCACGTCCGTCATTTATTTTAATGTGATTTTACGACGCGTATTTCTGCGCAAACCGATTCGCCGCGAAGTGGTCATAGGTGCAACGTTGGGATTCGTTGGGATCTGCTCGATTTTTTATCCGGAATTACGTCAGTTAAATTCGAGTGAAAGTTTGAAGTTAGGGCTGATATGGGCGTTGTGTTCATTTTCTTCGGCGAGTATTGGCAATATCATTTCAGAGCATTTACTCGATGATGTCTCGGTGGTGGCGTTTAACTGTTACTCCATGTGTTATGGGAGTGTGGTGATTTTGCTTGGCTTGCAATTATTGGGCATACCTTGGCAGTGGCCAGAAGAGGTCGAATTTTATGCGGCGCTGGCCTATCTCTCTATCTTCGGCTCTGTTATTGCTTTTGGCTGTTATATGCTGTTAGTGCAACGCCTTGGTTCTGATAAAGCTGCCTATGTTGTCTTAGTGTATCCTGTGATAGCTCTCTTCATCGCAACTGTGATGGAAGGATATCAGTGGTCCTTGCTGGCCATAGTTGGCGTTGCTTGTATTGGCTTGGGTAATTATTTAGCCTTGAGGCAACAAAATACGCAGGAGATATCTGTTGAGGCGAACGTATGA
- a CDS encoding glutamate-5-semialdehyde dehydrogenase codes for MSFSIEQSAKKAKYAARQVAQLSSEQKTNVLLTVAETLLNNTKAIITANREDLAQALASGMDKAMQDRLMLDEQRIKAIAQAVVDIAHQPEVVGQMSDPQTMPSGIRVQKMKIPLGVIGMIYESRPNVTIDAAALCFKAGNAVILRGGKEALHSNMALARCLHDAFELHQIDTAAVTVIPDPDREILNTMLTLSDDIDLIIPRGGEGLIRFVSQHSQIPVIQHFKGVCHMYIDQFADADKALRLLENGKTQRTSVCNALETVLIHSAQAESLLPKVAHMFAKHAVKVHACAKSLPHFANVELDVVPASDADWEAEYLAMEIAVRVVDDFAQGIEHIQRYNSGHTEVIVSENSERQQAFLQQIHSAVVMVNASSRFSDGGELGLGAEIGISTSKLHAYGPMGAASLTTEKFVVTGDGHIRG; via the coding sequence ATGTCATTTTCGATTGAACAGTCTGCAAAAAAGGCAAAATACGCGGCGAGACAAGTTGCCCAACTGAGTTCAGAACAAAAAACGAACGTCCTATTAACGGTTGCAGAGACGTTACTGAATAATACCAAAGCAATTATCACTGCCAATCGCGAAGACTTGGCGCAGGCATTGGCTAGTGGTATGGACAAGGCAATGCAGGATCGTCTGATGCTCGATGAGCAGCGTATCAAGGCGATAGCACAAGCGGTAGTGGATATTGCCCACCAACCTGAAGTGGTTGGTCAAATGAGCGACCCGCAAACCATGCCAAGTGGAATCCGCGTACAAAAAATGAAAATTCCCTTGGGTGTCATCGGCATGATTTACGAATCGCGCCCAAATGTCACTATCGACGCGGCGGCACTGTGTTTTAAAGCTGGAAATGCCGTCATCTTGCGTGGCGGCAAAGAAGCGTTACATTCCAATATGGCCTTGGCAAGGTGTTTACACGATGCGTTCGAGTTACACCAAATAGATACTGCAGCCGTCACTGTGATCCCCGATCCAGATCGCGAAATTCTCAATACAATGCTGACCTTATCGGACGATATCGACTTAATTATTCCACGGGGCGGTGAAGGCCTTATTCGTTTCGTTTCTCAACACAGCCAAATTCCAGTGATTCAGCATTTTAAAGGCGTTTGTCATATGTATATTGATCAGTTTGCCGATGCCGACAAAGCCCTTCGCTTACTCGAAAATGGTAAAACACAAAGAACCAGCGTCTGTAATGCCTTAGAAACCGTATTGATTCACTCGGCGCAAGCTGAATCCTTGTTACCGAAAGTGGCTCATATGTTCGCTAAACACGCTGTAAAAGTGCACGCGTGCGCAAAAAGCTTGCCTCATTTTGCCAACGTGGAACTGGATGTCGTTCCGGCATCCGATGCTGACTGGGAAGCGGAATACCTCGCTATGGAAATAGCCGTGCGTGTAGTAGATGATTTTGCGCAAGGCATTGAGCATATCCAAAGATACAATTCAGGTCATACAGAAGTCATTGTCAGCGAAAATAGTGAGCGTCAGCAGGCGTTTTTACAACAAATACATTCTGCAGTGGTCATGGTCAATGCGTCTTCGCGTTTTTCTGACGGCGGTGAGTTAGGCTTAGGAGCAGAAATCGGAATTTCTACCTCCAAACTTCATGCGTATGGACCGATGGGGGCTGCGTCCCTGACGACGGAAAAATTTGTCGTGACAGGCGATGGGCATATACGGGGTTAA
- the proB gene encoding glutamate 5-kinase codes for MQAFSWQRAVVKVGSSLIAPDGPEHGCSAQYLLAIAGFISNARAQGKEVIIVSSGSVAAGRASIPVNHTPSIAEKQAMAAIGQTQMMSNWARFFDAPCAQILLTMDDLYDRERYVNIQNTLRELLKHGAIPIVNENDSVAINELKVGDNDNLAAYTALVAGADTCIICTDIDGLYTANPRTDANARLLTVIPEITPQIEKMASGAGTSVGTGGMQTKLQAAKRCAQAGIQTLIVNGRKSEVFTALAENNNPGTLFIPQASLQNARSHWLKHTLRSKGELHIDKGAASALLERGASLLPIGVTKVQGAFVAGDAVTVYYNRVPVAKGLSQYAHTEMSLCLGLNSEQAKEKLGYRISEEVIHRDNLVRLDKEG; via the coding sequence ATGCAAGCATTTTCATGGCAACGTGCAGTGGTCAAAGTCGGCAGTTCGTTAATTGCTCCAGATGGGCCCGAGCATGGTTGTTCAGCACAGTATTTATTAGCCATAGCCGGGTTTATTTCTAACGCTCGGGCACAAGGCAAAGAAGTCATCATTGTTTCCTCTGGCAGTGTCGCGGCCGGCCGTGCCAGTATTCCGGTGAATCACACCCCGAGTATTGCAGAAAAGCAAGCCATGGCCGCCATCGGTCAAACCCAAATGATGAGTAATTGGGCGCGTTTTTTTGATGCTCCTTGTGCACAAATTTTGCTGACGATGGACGATTTGTATGATCGTGAGCGGTACGTCAATATTCAAAATACCTTACGGGAGTTGCTTAAGCACGGTGCAATTCCCATTGTCAACGAGAATGACTCGGTGGCGATCAATGAGCTTAAAGTCGGCGACAATGACAACCTAGCCGCCTACACAGCCTTGGTTGCGGGCGCGGATACTTGTATTATTTGCACAGATATCGATGGCTTATACACCGCCAATCCTCGAACTGATGCAAATGCTCGATTACTCACTGTGATTCCAGAGATTACCCCGCAGATTGAAAAAATGGCTTCTGGCGCTGGCACAAGTGTTGGGACAGGGGGGATGCAAACCAAGTTACAGGCGGCGAAGCGATGTGCGCAAGCGGGTATTCAAACTCTTATCGTCAACGGCCGTAAAAGTGAAGTCTTTACAGCACTGGCTGAAAATAATAATCCAGGCACCTTATTTATCCCTCAAGCAAGTTTGCAAAATGCGCGAAGCCATTGGCTTAAGCATACTTTGCGTAGCAAAGGCGAATTGCATATTGATAAAGGTGCTGCTTCGGCATTGCTAGAACGAGGTGCGTCATTACTGCCTATTGGGGTGACGAAAGTACAAGGTGCTTTTGTCGCTGGTGATGCAGTCACGGTTTATTATAATAGAGTCCCGGTTGCCAAAGGGCTGAGTCAGTATGCGCATACCGAAATGAGTCTTTGTTTAGGACTCAATAGCGAGCAAGCCAAAGAAAAACTAGGCTATCGAATTAGCGAAGAGGTCATCCATCGTGATAACCTAGTAAGATTAGATAAGGAAGGGTAA
- a CDS encoding M1 family metallopeptidase: MQRLILSVLLCCSVVAHATVVKQTKGDFEDKFRQLDEILPTPNVYRNAAGEPGHEYWQQQVDYAIAARLLEDKRRIEATQDIVYHNNSPDTLKYLWVQLDQNRFKPDSMANLTTTFGGIGTRGPATQAATDSAPAKISLDMLRREQFLADVEVGYDISRVVDGFGNPLRYTIVGTLMRVDLPQPLKSGEKIRFSLDFAFNIVEEDAVSARSGYEHFPDDPREGGNDIFLLAQWFPRMVAYTDYEAWTNKEFIGRGEFTLEFGDYDVSLTVPADHIVSATGVLQNPDDVLTDEQQRRLKQAETAERIVFVVTPEEAMEAEKTATTKQKTWRFKADNVRDFAWASSRKFAWDARGYRQNDPDMPLVMAMSFYPKEGGELWQKYSTESIIHTMAVYERFSFAYPYPTAQSVNGPVGGMEYPMITFNGPRTTLQDDGTRTYSQAEKRFLIGVVIHEIGHIYFPMIVNSDERQWTWMDEGLNSFLDGVAGREWDPNIPWGVEPRDIVDYMKSEVQVPIMTQSDSVLRLGPNAYTKPAAALNILRETIMGRELFDFAFKEFAQRWKFKRPTPSDFFRTMEEASGVDLDWFWYGWFYTTDHVDISLDSVYQLRLDTLDPDIDFARERQAEADKPLSLTDERNRAEGRTLWVERFKDIRDFYDDNDRFTVTNKERNAYREFLDGLKDWERVALARALEEDKHYYVFAFSNLGGLVMPIILELTYADGSTEQVRIPAEIWRRSPKAVSKLIITDKTVVSATVDPRWETADVNVHNNHYPRQIIPSRIEAYKSKKRSGKVYRDIMHDITTELKTDEPETEQPE, encoded by the coding sequence ATGCAAAGACTGATTTTGAGCGTATTACTGTGCTGTTCGGTAGTCGCGCACGCAACCGTAGTCAAACAAACCAAAGGGGATTTTGAAGACAAATTCCGTCAACTTGATGAGATTTTACCCACTCCTAATGTCTATCGTAATGCTGCAGGTGAGCCGGGGCATGAATATTGGCAACAACAGGTCGACTATGCCATCGCTGCTCGTTTGCTCGAAGACAAGCGTCGCATCGAAGCGACTCAAGATATTGTCTATCACAACAACTCTCCAGATACATTGAAGTATTTGTGGGTGCAACTGGATCAAAATCGCTTTAAACCCGACTCAATGGCCAACCTGACCACAACCTTTGGGGGGATTGGCACCCGAGGTCCTGCTACGCAAGCCGCCACCGATTCAGCACCTGCCAAAATATCTTTGGACATGTTGCGTCGTGAGCAGTTTTTGGCTGATGTCGAAGTGGGTTATGATATTTCTCGCGTCGTGGATGGTTTCGGTAATCCGCTGCGGTACACCATTGTCGGCACTTTGATGCGCGTGGATTTACCCCAGCCCCTAAAATCTGGCGAAAAAATACGCTTTAGCCTCGATTTTGCTTTTAATATAGTGGAAGAAGATGCCGTTTCTGCTCGTTCTGGTTATGAGCACTTTCCAGATGATCCTCGTGAGGGCGGAAATGATATTTTCCTCCTTGCACAGTGGTTCCCTCGTATGGTGGCTTATACCGATTATGAAGCATGGACCAACAAAGAATTCATCGGTCGAGGTGAATTTACCCTAGAGTTTGGCGACTACGATGTGTCGTTAACGGTTCCTGCTGATCACATAGTGTCAGCAACCGGGGTTTTACAAAACCCTGACGATGTCTTGACTGATGAACAACAACGTCGCCTGAAGCAAGCCGAAACGGCTGAACGCATCGTCTTTGTGGTCACACCTGAAGAAGCAATGGAAGCAGAAAAAACCGCTACCACTAAACAAAAAACCTGGCGTTTTAAAGCCGACAATGTGAGAGATTTTGCCTGGGCATCCTCACGTAAATTTGCTTGGGATGCCAGAGGCTATCGTCAAAATGATCCGGACATGCCATTGGTTATGGCGATGTCGTTTTATCCTAAAGAAGGGGGGGAGTTATGGCAAAAATACTCCACCGAATCGATCATTCACACCATGGCTGTGTATGAGCGTTTTTCTTTTGCTTACCCATACCCGACTGCGCAATCAGTGAATGGCCCAGTGGGAGGTATGGAGTATCCAATGATCACCTTTAACGGTCCTCGTACGACCTTGCAGGACGATGGTACTCGCACTTACTCTCAAGCAGAAAAGCGCTTTTTGATTGGCGTGGTGATCCACGAAATTGGGCATATTTACTTTCCCATGATCGTAAATTCAGATGAACGTCAATGGACTTGGATGGACGAAGGTCTAAATAGCTTTTTGGATGGCGTTGCCGGACGTGAGTGGGACCCGAATATTCCTTGGGGAGTTGAACCTCGTGATATTGTCGATTATATGAAGTCGGAGGTTCAGGTGCCGATCATGACACAATCTGATTCGGTCTTACGCCTTGGCCCCAATGCTTATACCAAGCCTGCTGCAGCGTTAAATATCTTACGCGAGACCATTATGGGCCGCGAATTATTTGATTTTGCGTTCAAAGAATTTGCCCAGCGCTGGAAGTTTAAGCGCCCAACACCTTCGGATTTTTTCCGGACGATGGAAGAAGCGTCCGGCGTGGATCTAGATTGGTTTTGGTATGGTTGGTTTTATACCACTGACCACGTAGATATCAGTCTAGATAGCGTTTATCAACTGCGTTTAGACACGCTTGACCCAGACATTGACTTTGCTCGAGAGCGTCAAGCTGAAGCAGATAAGCCGTTGTCACTGACCGACGAGCGCAATCGTGCAGAAGGTCGCACATTATGGGTCGAACGCTTCAAAGATATTCGTGATTTTTACGATGATAACGACCGTTTCACTGTGACCAATAAAGAGCGCAATGCATATCGTGAATTTTTAGATGGGCTTAAAGACTGGGAACGAGTCGCGCTGGCTCGTGCGTTGGAAGAGGATAAACATTATTATGTGTTTGCGTTTTCTAATCTTGGTGGTTTGGTTATGCCAATCATATTGGAGTTAACGTACGCCGACGGTAGTACTGAGCAAGTCCGTATTCCCGCTGAGATTTGGCGACGCAGTCCCAAAGCGGTCAGCAAGCTGATCATCACTGACAAAACCGTTGTATCCGCCACGGTTGACCCGCGCTGGGAAACGGCCGATGTGAATGTGCACAACAATCACTACCCACGCCAAATTATCCCGTCGCGCATTGAAGCATATAAGAGCAAAAAACGCAGTGGCAAAGTGTATCGTGACATCATGCACGATATTACCACTGAGCTCAAAACCGATGAGCCAGAAACGGAACAACCTGAATGA